GATCTTCAATGATGCGATCATCCGGCTTTAGTCCAAAATCCCCCAGAAGAAGCACCTTGGCTGTGGCATAATCCGGAGCCATTCGCTTCAGGGCGGCCAAGTTACTCCGATCCATGCCGAAGATATAGTCGAACTTTAGGAAATCCGCGGGGGCCAGAACTCTGGCATGGCTATAATAGTCGATGTTGTTTCTGGCCAGGACATTCAGAGCCCGCTCATCCGGCCTGCAGCCGCAGTGCCATCCTTCGATGCCGGCACTCTCCACGTGCCACTCCCCCTGCAGGCCCGCCCTCTCGACTACGTCACGCATCACAGCCTCGGCAATTGGGGAGCGGCAAAGGTTGCCTGTGTGTGCAGTCCATTTGCATATTAATTACGAAAATTTCAGGGATATATTATAAGGAGGTTACGCACCCACGCAGACCATCAGTACGCTTCTCCTCTGCGATCTCTTTCCCATGGCTCACAGTTGGATATTTTGGGATTGGCCCTTTGATTCACGAACTCAATTCACTGAGAAATTTGAGAGGACTTGGTAACTCAGGAGTATTTAGGTGCGGCTTAGTACAAAAGTGTTCAAAAAATGTGTGAAGAAACAGTAAGTAGATTGATATGTAAACTTAACTGACATTAAAAGCAAAGTGTTTAAAATTCCTCTTTGatttcttattaaatttcTATAAGTTTTTGGTATCCCTTGGTTATATGATACTATGAATTTCCTAATTTTAGTAAACACATTTCAATTTTCTACTAAGGCTATAAAGATGTAACTTTATTAAACAGACTTTAGGACCCAAAAAAATCATATTATAAAgtcaatatattttataaggcATTACATGTTATGAGAAGCCCTTTCCCCCATTGCTGATTACGGCTTATTGAAATAAATCATAGCAATAGTGAATTTCTTTTGATATTAAAGACCAATCTATTGagttattttaaaagacgaGTTTACCAAAATTACCCAAATGGATATGGAGTTTGACAAGGTGCTGAATTACAGAAGAGCCATTACCGAACTACAGTAAACACCTCTGAGGTATAAACAACCTCGGGATTAGCCTGCATTGCATTGTGAGCATTTAGTTTAGGAGCAGACTTTGGCCGTTACACTTTGTCAAGTGGTGCCTGGCTGGAGATCACACCTCTGGCACTTCCTCTTCCGGCTGCCTGGTGCATGCACCACATCCTGTTTACCCACCATCCGCATTTACTCCGAACCTCTGACTAAAAACTGCGCTCAAAGCAACTTTAACTATTACCATTTAATTAAAGTTCATTTGCCGGGCGACGGACGAGGTCCTTACCACCCACTTCGTCTGGGGGAAAACTTTTGCCCAGAGGAATGCAGAGGTGTTGAGCTCTGCCCTCGGTTTCCAACTGGGTTTCGGACCTAGGTTTGGGCTGACCCCATGAATATGCAAGCTGCACCTGCTGCTCAAAGGACAGGCTGGTCGTAAAATGCGTAATGACTGTCAGGGAGATGAGTTCTCCGGTTCGGGTGTGAAACTTAAAGCGGATGAGGATGACCAGGTCTCTGGCAGAGAAATAAAGTtgctttttaaataaattcgtTTAGAGTTTTATGCAAATTgtacacacgcacacacaacCGTCGGGGGCAAACAAAAGCCAGACGAAATGGATGTACACAAACTTTGCCAAGTTTCTGGTagttgttgttgatgttgatgTTGCTTTTCCTGGTAGTCAGGGGGCGGCTTTGATGGCATCAAAGTGAGCTTGTCGTTGTGCAGACAAATGTTACGTACTCTCGTCACACTCTTACATATGCAAATGTCCCTTGCCGGCGCAGTGCTGCAGTGCGTCCTCCACAATTGACAATTGTTGAAAatgcaaatggaaatggaaatgccaAGACATGTGCCCAACAGCCACACCAGCAATTCATACATATGCCATGGATAATGGAGGTTTCTCGGGGGAGGAGGCCGTGCAGGTAAAGAGGTGAAGACAAATGCAAAGGCGATGTCTCTACTATCATCATCCGGCGACGACATCTCCTCAGATAAGATAAACGTTGGCAAAGTCAACAGCAAGAACTGCATGTActggaaaaaattaattaagaaagtTCGGAATGTAcgattttcaaatattttctaataatCCAGAAATATGCCTGAAAGTATGCAGGAAAACTCTATACTTTGGGTTATATATTTATCAGTGATTTTGAATCATTTGTGATATTTATGGTAATCATTGTATGTTTATCATTTCCTGATTATATCTTTTATTTAATCAGAACTCTATATTCATCGAAAACGAACTATTAAGATAGATACCCCAGAAGAAATATATACAAGGGCTTTATAGACAAATACActtattaaaatacaaatacattTATGTAGAGTCTCAATATACCTTCCATTCtcaatattataaaaaagttttgttattATGACgcttaataaataaaaatttaaaataattgttttgtttaaaagaatattttaaaaaaactatcttgagaaaaaataattttttaagggGTATTACATTTTTCTAAGCTGTACAAAATAATATCTCTACAAATCCGACACATTTTTTCAAGTGCCCTAGGGAAAGGTCAGtgtaaataaaagaaaacggATTCGTAGCCCACCGCAGGCCGAAATAAATTCTCAAGTGCAAATGAGGTAAATGACAAGGGGTACAAAACCATCATAACCTCTGACCTGCCTCCCTGCGACCCAAAACTCCCACTTCGTCGAGCAGTTGACAGTCGAGAGCAAACATGTCCGAGATGAACATCCATTTTGCATTTGGCAAATGAAAAGCGGGAAAGCTACAACTGACGTAGTGGCTGGCAGACAGCTTGTCTATGCATCAAGCCATCTCTATCTGGgcctgtatctgtatctggaAGTCCGTATCTGGTAACCGTATCTTTTCCTCTCTCTGTCTGCCTTTTGCAGCTTCATCAAATATTTAGCGCCAGGCAGGCGGCTTCATCTCGAGGGGCGGAGAAGAGGGACAAATAAGCGCATTCATTGTGTTCGTTCAGTGTAAATACGAAACGGATGTAGCACTGCTTGGAAAATAACAACTTTGAAATCTTAAGAGCTGACATCGACTGCTGTGATACTGTAAAATGTATCTAGAATCTAAAGATtactaaaaaaacatttaatttatcgAATGAGTATGTATTTTGTTAAGCTTtatataaaatgaaattttaaataagtttggaatattatatataatgtacatatataagTAAGTACATAAAATCGTTCAAACATGTTTACTTAGCAGTTTTGAAAATGTGAAAATCTTTAAGTATTTCTtgctatttaaaaataatattttatacttaaagcttcttaaaaatgatttagTTTCCAGAAATTAATAgatcatatatatttttaaactttttttttcgatatgAAATCATTTTGATCTAGTCCTATAAAGATACCAATAAGTTAAACAAAGGAACACTAGAATTCGGGGTTTGTTACATAAATACTATCTTTGTTGCTTTATCGATATACCATTTTACCAGTTCCTAGACGTTAATAGTTAGCTGTGGAAGTTTTTACTACATCAATCACTGTATTTAATAGCTTTGTGTGAGGATACATAAAAGTCTAGAAACTGTTAAAGCAATGCCGTCAGAACTAATGAATAAAACAAACTTTGAGGGAATCGATTTTAGTCCTTGTTTATACGTAAATTTAATAATCCTCCCCCGCCCCGGACACCGAACTCAGTATACCCCTGCAGCAGATGCTTTGTAGAGAGCAGGCGAACTACCCTGCAACAAAATAGAGGGTGTGGGCAGTGCCAACGACCAGCAAGAACAGCCAAAAAGCCGGCAACAACAAACGCCCGCGCAGTGCCGGCAAAATGTTGCATGTTGCTGCCGTGCCGCACTAGCAACATGTCGCTTGTTGCTGCCGTATGCGcaccagcaacatcagcagcaaaCATTGCATTTGTGTGGGTCGCCTCAGCAACATGAGCAGCGTTTCGAAAACTTGTTTTCAACGTAGTTGGATTTAGTTTACTTTGAGACGGCGACGCAGGTGGACGTGTCCGAGTGCGAGTGAAAGAGATCGAAGAACGCGAGCGGAACGTAAGCGGACCGCGTTgtagaaacaacaacaacagcagcagcagcatttcAGTGTTTGTCTTTAGTTTTATGGCGCACGCTTCGCGTCAGGTAGTTTTTTccgagatatatatatatacatatacctgtataatgtttttgtgattcGTCTGGCGGCAATGTTTTATGGCTGACAAAACCATCCAGCGTGTAAAGGTTGTACTACCCCGTGCGAGAATAAAATCAGAGGGTTACATTCTGCGTGAAAAGTGCCAGTGTTTACCCTTTTGCCGGGATTACTCATCAgcgcatcatcatcatcatcgacTACAACTCCGCTGCCACAACTTTACGAAATCCCAAAAACCAGTATCTCCTCTGAGCCCAAGTATCTGCAAGATACGTGAGGCAGTCCAGACCACATATTGGAATTTACTTAACACGTATGCAACGAGGCACCAATACCACTAGGCCACACAGTTCGAGCGGGACCCATTGGATTTTGCAACCGAAAAAACTACAGGGTAGGTACAAATCGTGGCTAATCGCGGTCTCTTCCCGGGAAAAAAGGCAGAGAAACATACTCACACTTGTCCAGCTGCGTTTTTCCACCCTCAATAAATTCGGGCTACCTGTCTCGGGATTGACCCTCTGGTTTTCCCATTAGCCGCTAGAAGATTTcactgctgccgctgctgctatATGGTATATCGGAAAGCTATGgctatttataaatataggTACCCTGCGCTTTGGGGCCCAGGCTCAAATCCGGTTTTCATATATCCCAGCCCATGTCTGCTGGCGGGGCCAACATCAATTCAATTTCTACTGGCTGAGTGAGTTTTTAACTCTCGACGAGAAGAATCTCCATCTCCAGGTCGAGCAGCATCTTCGCTGTGATCTCTGGAGAGCTGGTTTCTTCAAGacgttttcttttcttttcttcgcTCGCTTTGTTTTCTTtcgtttcgttttcgttttttACCATTTGCCGATCGTCGTGTTGATGTTGATCATGATGCTGTGGCTTATTGCCGCcaagattttgtatttttgcCGATTGAAGGTGCATGGCCTTATTTACCCAGTTTCCAAATCGCTCACCGATTTCTGCTTATTCCGTTTTGGGGTTTGTTTTGAGGTATTTGCTGAATCACACGGGGATCATTTGAATGTTTTAGCCAGACAGTCGCTGGAATGGGGTTGTattctgttttttgttttattttttaagagtCACACCCATGGCGAGTAAGTATCCCGCTCCGGAATTGACTCACGGCCAAACAATGCGACATGCGGCGAATTGCTGTGGGGCCACTGGCATGGGCA
This region of Drosophila subpulchrella strain 33 F10 #4 breed RU33 unplaced genomic scaffold, RU_Dsub_v1.1 Primary Assembly Seq354, whole genome shotgun sequence genomic DNA includes:
- the LOC119560677 gene encoding low molecular weight phosphotyrosine protein phosphatase 2, which encodes MGKRSQRRSVLMVCVGNLCRSPIAEAVMRDVVERAGLQGEWHVESAGIEGWHCGCRPDERALNVLARNNIDYYSHARVLAPADFLKFDYIFGMDRSNLAALKRMAPDYATAKVLLLGDFGLKPDDRIIEDPYYDIGEASFEKIYQQCKIACQNFLKQARKNQIM